The genomic stretch CCGAGGTGACGGCCGCCCTCGCCGCCGCCGGTCGGCCCAGCGTCCCGCTCTCCCTCCTCTACGGATCGAATCCGGCCCTCCCGCCCAAGATCCTCCCTTCGCTTCTGACGAAGCGGGCGGTGCTCGATGCGTTGGATGTGCTAGATTCCCTTAAATGAAGCAGGCGAAATTCATTTTCCTCCTGCGCCTTCTTTTCCTCGTTCTCTGGTGCGCGGGCGTCTGGGGATTCCTCGCCTGGGCGGGGACCTTCCCTTCCGGCTCCCGTTCCACGGCGAAGGCGGGCGGGCCGCGCCATCTCGATTGGAATGTCTTCTTCACCCGGAACCTCCTCCACGCCCTGCCCATCGCGAACCGCTTCGACTACCCGCTCCGCCCGCCCGACGGAGCCGGGGCGGCGATCGGCAAGACCTTCGGCCCCGCCGCCGGGAACCACGCCGGGGAAGACTGGAACACGGCCGCCGGAGACGGCGACCTCGGGGAGCCGGTCTACTCCCCCGCCGACGGGTGGGTCTCGCTCGCCCTCGATTTCCAGAGCGCCTGGGGAAAAGTCGTCCTCATCGATTACCGCCTTTCCCCCGGCCTCCAGCCGGCGGCGGTCGAGATGATGTTCGCCCACCTCCAGCGGATCGACGTGAAGCCCCAGACTTTCGTAAAGCGGGGGGAACAGATCGGCACCGTCGGCAACGCCGACGGCGTCTATCAGGCCCACCTCCATTGGGAGGTGCGGAACCGGCTCGGTCTCGGCCTCGGCGGAGCCTATTCGGACGACCTCGCGCCGTGGTTCGCGCCGAGCGATTTCGTCGCCGCCCATCGCGGCGACAACCGCACCGGAGCCGCGGCGGCGACGAAGGCCCGGCGGCTCCCGCCCGCGCAGTGGGAGCAGTGGGGCGGCGATTGAGGCGAGATTAGGATGGCTTTCCGTCGAAGTGGCGTGTAGCACGTAAGGCCATGAGCGATCCCTTCTCCCCGACTGAAATCCCGGCGTCCAATTCGTATACCCTGAAACGGGTTAACCCGATCCAGGCGGGCAAGGTCGTCGGGTTGACGTACGGGGCCTTGGCGTTGCTGTTTGTCCCCTTCTTCCTTCTCTTCGGCATTGCCTCGCTCTTTGCGAAACAACAAGGTGCGGCCGTGGCTGGCGTGGGTGGCATCGCCCTGTGCCTCTTCCTTCCCGTGCTTTACGCTATCCTGGGATTCATCTTCGGTGCCCTCGGCGCATGGGTCTACAACCTCGTCGCCAAGTGGGTGGGCGGGTTGAAGTTCGAGATCGAAAAGGGGGCCTAGCCCAGCCTCTTTGATCCCTTCGGGATCAGGACAAGGCTAATCCTCCCGCTCCCCCATCGCCTTCTTCACGGCCCAGATCACGATCAGGGCGAGGGGAAGCAGGACGAGGAGGACAAACGGGCGGCTCTTCAACATCGGCGCCCGCATCCCCAGCCGGGAAAAGAGGAAGAGCGCCCCGACGGCAATCGCCGAGCCGGTCACGAGGCGGAGGAGGGCGGCCATAATCGGCTAGCGCGGGAAACGCCGCTCGACCTCGGCCAGGACGGCCTCCGGCAACACGCACTTCTCCGGCCAGCCCCGCGTGTAACCCTCGCCCGGGAGCTTCCGCGTGGCGTCGAACCCGGCGTGGCTGCCGATGTTCTCGACCGTCACGGCGTGGTCGAGGGCGTCGACGGGGCCTTTCGTGAAGAGGCTGTCGCGCTGGGGATCGATGTTCGCGCAGAGGTGGAAGAGGACGTCGGAGGTGTTCCGCACGTCGACGTCGGCGTCGACGACGATGATCAGCTTCGTGAACATCATCTGCCCCATCCCCCAGAGACCGTGCATGATCTTGTAGGCCTGGTAGGGGTACTGTTTTTTGATGCTGACGAAGACGAGATTGTGGAAGACCCCCTCGGCGGGCAGGGCGATGTCGACGATCTCGGGGAAGTTCATCTTGAACACCGGGAGGAAGAGATCGACGGCGGCGGTGCCGAGGTAGAAGTCCTCCATCGGCGGCTTCCCGACGATGGTGGCCGGGTAGAGGGCGTCCTTCCGGTGGGTGATGCAGGTGACGTGGAAGGTGGGGTAGCCGTCGACGGGGGTGTAGAAGCCGGTGTGGTCGCCGAAGGGGCCCTCGGGCCGGAGCGGCTCGGTCGGGTCGACGTAGCCCTCGATGACGAAGTCGGAATCGGCGGGGACTTCGAGGTCGGAGGTCTCGCACTTCACGAGGGGGATCGCCTTCTTCCGCAGGAACCCGGCGAGGAGCAATTCGTCGAGGCCATCGGGGAGGGGGGCGGTCGCCGCGAAGGTCAGCGCCGGATCGCCGCCGAGGCAGACGGCGACGGGCATCCGCTGGCCGGTCTCGTAGTAGCGTTTCCCGTGGCGGGCGGCGACCTTGTGGGTCTGCCAATGCATCCCGGTCGTCCACCCGTCGTAGACCTGCATCCGGTACATGCCGATGTTCCGGGAGCCGTTGTCGGGATCGCGGGTATAGACGTTCGGCAGGGTGACGAAGGGGCCGCCGTCGGCAGGCCAGCACTTCAGGATGGGGAGGAGATCGAGGCCCTTGCCTTCGCCCGCCTTCAGGATCACCTCCTTGCACGGCCCCGAGGAGACGCGCGAGGGGCGGGTGTGGATGAGATCGATGCCGTTCCGCAGGAGATCCCACGCCTCGCGGAGGGAGGTCGGGGGCTTCGCCTTCACGATCGCCCCGATCTGCTTCTCGATCTCGCGGTGGTTCTCGACGCCGAGGGCGAGGCTCATCCGGCGGCGGGAGCCGTAGGCGTTGATCAGGAGGGGGAAGGCCGAGAGGGTCCCGTCGAGGAGGCGGGGCTGCTCGATGAGGAGGGCCTTGCCCCCGCCGGGGCTCTTCATCTCGCGGTCGGCGAGGGCGGTCACCTCGAGGTCGACCGAGACGGGGCCCTTGATGCGGATGAGCTCGCCCTCGGCTTCGAGCCGTTGGGCGAAGGCGGACATGGAGGCGTACGACATATTAAATGCCCGAGCCGTCTTTTTCCGGCGTCGGGATGTGGAGGCCGCACTCGCGCTTGAGGCCGAAGAAGCGGGTCTCCTCCTCGGTCATTCCCTCGGAGAGCTTCCGCGTCGTGTGGGTGTCGCCGATCGAGACGTAGCCTTGTTCCCAGAGGGGATGGTAGGGGAGGTTGTGTTTCGTGAGGTAGGTGTAGATGTCCTTGTCGGTCCAGTCGATGATCGGATGGACCTTCAGGAGGCCGTTCTGGACGGCGAGGACGCCGAGTTCCTTGCGGGTCGCCGCCTGCTGCCGCCGCAGCCCGGCGAGCCAGGCCCAGGCGTTCAGCTCGGCCAGGGCGCGCTGCATCGGCTCGACCTTGCGGAGGGCGTTGTACTCGGTGATCCCCTCGACGCCCTGTTCCCACAGGAGGCCGTGGCGGGCCTCCATCCACGAGGGGGAGAGCGGGGCGCTGTAGACCTTGAGGTTCAGCTTCAGTCGCGCGGCGAGGGTGTCGACGAATTGGTAGGTCTCGACGAAGTGGTAGCCGGTGTCGATGAAGACGACGGGGATGCCGGGGGCGATCCGCGTCGCCATGTGGAGGGAGACGGCGGCCTGCGCGCCGAAGCTCGAGCTGAGGACGAGGCGCTCCCCGAACGTCGCGATGGCCCAGGCGGTCCGTTCCTCGGCGGTCTTCCCGGCGAGGGCGGCCTCGGCGGCGGCGAGGTCGAGTTGAAGCGGCGCGAAGCGGGTCTGGGCTTCGGAATGGGGGGCGGAAGCGGTCACGGAAAAAGGGGTTTCAGAATGGTCTACTTGTCCGATAGACATTTAAAATAGCCATTGTCAAAACATTATCGGTTGCCCATGGTAACGGCAATGACTCATTTGGACAAACTCGAAGCGCAGAGCCTCTTTATTTTCCGGGAGGCCTATCATGCGTTCAAGAAACTCGCCATGCCGTGGTCGATGGGGAAGGACTCCAACGTCCTCATCTTCCTGGCGAAAAAGGCGTTCTGCGGCCACATCCCTTTCCCCCTCCTCCACATCGACACGACCTACGAGTTCCCGCAGATGATCGAGTTCCGCGACTGGGCGGTGAAGAAGTACGACCTCGACCTCATCGTGAAGATCAACGAGGAGGCCCGCGCCCGCGGCATCGGCTACGAGACCCACGACCCCGTCACCGTGACCCACGAGCTGAAGACAGTCGCCCTCCAGCAGGCGATGGCCGAGCACGGCTGGCACGGCCTCATCACCGGCATCCGCCGGGACGAGGATTCGACCCGCGCGAAGGAACGCTATTTCTCCCCCCGCAACGCCGAGTTCGAGTGGGACTACAAGGACCAGCCGCCCGAGTTCTGGAACCAGTTCACCACCACGATCAAGCCGGGCGAGCACGTCCGCGTCCAGCCCCTCCTCGACTGGGCCGAGATCGACATCTGGTCCTACATCAAGCGGGAGAACATCCCCGTCCCGCAGCTCTACTTCGCGAAGGACGGCAAGCGGTACCGCTCCATGGGCTGCAAGCCGATCACGAAGGCGATCGACAGCAACGCCGCGACGATCGACGAGATCATCGAGGAACTGCGCCACACGAAGACCTCCGAGCGGGCGGGCCGCGCCCAGGACCACCACGAGCGCAACGCGATGCAGAAGCTCCGCGCCAAGGGCTTCATGTAAGAAGCCCCGCCGGCCTTTCCCTCCCACTCCTTTCCCTTAATTCCGTACCCTCCCGTCCCCATGTCTTCCGAATTGGAACGCCTTAAAATCGTCATCGTCGGCCACGTCGACCATGGCAAATCGACCCTCATCGGTCGTCTCTTCTTCGACACGAACTCGTTCCCCGAGGGGAAGGTCGAATCGATCCGCAAGGCCTGCGAGGCCGAGGGGATGGACTTCGAATACTCCTTCCTCCTCGACGCCCTCCTCGAGGAGCAGGAGCAGAACATCACGATCGACACCACCCAGATCCAGTTCCAGACGCCGAAGCGGAAGTACGTCATCATCGACGCCCCCGGGCACAAGGAGTTCCTCAAGAACATGATCACCGGCGCGGCGAGCGCCGACGCGGCCATCCTCCTGATCGACGCGAAGGAAGGCGTCCAGGAGCAGTCCCGCCGCCACGGCTTCCTCCTCTCCCTCCTCGGGGTGAAGCAGGTCATCGTCGCCGTGAACAAGATGGACCTCGTCAACTTCGACCAGGCGAAATTCGCCGCCATCGAGAAGGAATACCGCGAGTTCCTCGGGAAGCTCAACGTCGTCCCCTCCCACTTCATCCCCATCGCCGCCCGCCACGGGGACAACATCGTCGGGTCGAGCGCGAACCTGCCCTGGCACCAGGGGCTCTCGATCGTCGAGGCCCTCGACGCCTTCGCCTCGCCGGGCTCCTCCTCGGAGCTGCCGCTCCGGTTCTCCGTCCAGGACGTCTACCGCTTCGACGAGCGCCGGATCATCGCGGGCCGG from Verrucomicrobium sp. GAS474 encodes the following:
- a CDS encoding M23 family metallopeptidase, with the translated sequence MKQAKFIFLLRLLFLVLWCAGVWGFLAWAGTFPSGSRSTAKAGGPRHLDWNVFFTRNLLHALPIANRFDYPLRPPDGAGAAIGKTFGPAAGNHAGEDWNTAAGDGDLGEPVYSPADGWVSLALDFQSAWGKVVLIDYRLSPGLQPAAVEMMFAHLQRIDVKPQTFVKRGEQIGTVGNADGVYQAHLHWEVRNRLGLGLGGAYSDDLAPWFAPSDFVAAHRGDNRTGAAAATKARRLPPAQWEQWGGD
- a CDS encoding menaquinone biosynthesis decarboxylase, which translates into the protein MSAFAQRLEAEGELIRIKGPVSVDLEVTALADREMKSPGGGKALLIEQPRLLDGTLSAFPLLINAYGSRRRMSLALGVENHREIEKQIGAIVKAKPPTSLREAWDLLRNGIDLIHTRPSRVSSGPCKEVILKAGEGKGLDLLPILKCWPADGGPFVTLPNVYTRDPDNGSRNIGMYRMQVYDGWTTGMHWQTHKVAARHGKRYYETGQRMPVAVCLGGDPALTFAATAPLPDGLDELLLAGFLRKKAIPLVKCETSDLEVPADSDFVIEGYVDPTEPLRPEGPFGDHTGFYTPVDGYPTFHVTCITHRKDALYPATIVGKPPMEDFYLGTAAVDLFLPVFKMNFPEIVDIALPAEGVFHNLVFVSIKKQYPYQAYKIMHGLWGMGQMMFTKLIIVVDADVDVRNTSDVLFHLCANIDPQRDSLFTKGPVDALDHAVTVENIGSHAGFDATRKLPGEGYTRGWPEKCVLPEAVLAEVERRFPR
- the cysD gene encoding sulfate adenylyltransferase subunit CysD — encoded protein: MTHLDKLEAQSLFIFREAYHAFKKLAMPWSMGKDSNVLIFLAKKAFCGHIPFPLLHIDTTYEFPQMIEFRDWAVKKYDLDLIVKINEEARARGIGYETHDPVTVTHELKTVALQQAMAEHGWHGLITGIRRDEDSTRAKERYFSPRNAEFEWDYKDQPPEFWNQFTTTIKPGEHVRVQPLLDWAEIDIWSYIKRENIPVPQLYFAKDGKRYRSMGCKPITKAIDSNAATIDEIIEELRHTKTSERAGRAQDHHERNAMQKLRAKGFM
- a CDS encoding phosphoadenylyl-sulfate reductase, with translation MTASAPHSEAQTRFAPLQLDLAAAEAALAGKTAEERTAWAIATFGERLVLSSSFGAQAAVSLHMATRIAPGIPVVFIDTGYHFVETYQFVDTLAARLKLNLKVYSAPLSPSWMEARHGLLWEQGVEGITEYNALRKVEPMQRALAELNAWAWLAGLRRQQAATRKELGVLAVQNGLLKVHPIIDWTDKDIYTYLTKHNLPYHPLWEQGYVSIGDTHTTRKLSEGMTEEETRFFGLKRECGLHIPTPEKDGSGI